TCCTGCCAGAACTAGGTGTGAATTTCACACTCACTTGGTTAGCTCTAAAACATAAGTCAAACTATAGCAGTTTAGGGTTTTGCATTAGACATAGTGGCCATGGCCTTATGAtttggtttgtgtttataCTTTATGTGGTCTTGTGGTTCCATGATCTTTCAATGCTTGGAAAAAGAGGTACTTGTAATGTTACCGTAGTACGAGTTGGTATCAAGGACCGGTGTCCTATTATTTTTGGATAGTGTGCTATGTAGAAGTAGGAGTTGCACTGGTAGCAGCATTCTGTGTGTAGTTTATGCAGCTAGAAATTGAATGATGGCGTGCCATTTAGAAATAGGAGTTGCACTCATAGCATTCAATTGAGCCAGAAATTGAATGATGCCATTTGCGGAGAAAGAACTATGTGGCCTAGAGTTGTGGAAAAGCTCCCCCGGTCTATGGAACTTATGGTTTTGCTACTTTGATCACAGAAGTTTTTAGCAATGTAGGTTTCACTAATAGGTGATTCTATCCTCTTCTCGTTTAGTCATTCAGTACATGTAGCTTTGTAAATACATCAGATTACACCTAAACGCAATTGCGTTTTGATGACTATGATCTCTTTCAACTATGAAGCTTTTAGCCTTCTGAAGGCACACGGCTAccggaaaaaaagaaaagaaaaaaaaagaccttGCTGGTAGGACGTTGAGAATCGATTTCAAACACGTGTCTCAACATTGCAAATGGACCGTTGGATCTATTAAAGAGCTCACCAAACAAACAGAGATGATAAAGAACACAGGATGATCCTCAAAATAGTCAAACGCATTCCACCACCACTCCTTGCCCAACTCTCCCATCACTTCCACTCCCACTCCCACTTCACCCCTCTCCGCCGCGCCATGGCCACCTCCGCCGCCGAGTCCACCGTCAGCCCATCAACAACCCGCGTGGGCTGGATCGGCACCGGCGTCATGGGCCGGTCCATGTGCGGCCACCTCCTCAAAGCTGGCTACACTCTCACCATCTTCAACCGCACCATCTCCAAAGCCCAGCCCCTCCTCGACTCCGGCGCCAAACTCGCCGACTCCCCACGCGCCGTCGCCGCCCAATCCGACGTCGTCTTCTCCATCGTCGGCTACCCCTCCGACGTCCGCTCCGTCCTCCTCGACCCCTCCTCCGGCGCCCTCTCCGGCCTCCGCCCCGGCGGCGTCCTCGTCGACATGACCACCTCCGAGCCCTCCCTCGCCGTCGAGATCTCGCACTCCGCCGCCGCCAAGAGCTGCTCCTCGATCGACGCGCCCGTCACCGGCGGAGACGTCGGCGCGAGAAACGGAACTCTCGCGATTCTCGCTGGAGGCGAAGAATCCGTCGTCCAGAAATTAACTCCCCTCTTTGCCCTCATGGGGAAAGTTAATTACATGGGTGCCCCTGGGAAGGGCCAGTTTGCCAAGCTAGCGAACCAGACCATCATATGCTCAACAATGCTGGGGTTAGTAGAGGGCATGGTGTTTGCCCACAAGGCTGGGCTTGACGTGGGCCTGTTCCTGAATGCCATATCGGTCGGGGCGG
This genomic interval from Argentina anserina chromosome 1, drPotAnse1.1, whole genome shotgun sequence contains the following:
- the LOC126787869 gene encoding probable 3-hydroxyisobutyrate dehydrogenase-like 1, mitochondrial; amino-acid sequence: MILKIVKRIPPPLLAQLSHHFHSHSHFTPLRRAMATSAAESTVSPSTTRVGWIGTGVMGRSMCGHLLKAGYTLTIFNRTISKAQPLLDSGAKLADSPRAVAAQSDVVFSIVGYPSDVRSVLLDPSSGALSGLRPGGVLVDMTTSEPSLAVEISHSAAAKSCSSIDAPVTGGDVGARNGTLAILAGGEESVVQKLTPLFALMGKVNYMGAPGKGQFAKLANQTIICSTMLGLVEGMVFAHKAGLDVGLFLNAISVGAAGSRSLDLYGRRILKRDFEPGFYVNHFVKDLGICLKECQNMGLALPGLALAQQLYLSLKAHGEGNLGTQALIVALERLNNVSLVEQSGSI